Proteins encoded in a region of the Diabrotica undecimpunctata isolate CICGRU chromosome 10, icDiaUnde3, whole genome shotgun sequence genome:
- the LOC140451647 gene encoding uncharacterized protein — translation MYAPNENVDPESKDDFYNKMNEILSEVNDNCEIFILGDLIGRIGREGNNRVVGRYGEQITNGNGMRLRDFCETRSLKIMKGFFQHRDIHKFTFFGDKCLQNEFQANSWRLLTSLD, via the coding sequence ATGTATGCCCCAAATGAAAATGTAGATCCAGAAAGTAAAGACGATTTTTATAACAAGATGAATGAAATACTCTCTGAAGTTAACGATAACTGTGAAATCTTTATACTAGGAGATTTAATCGGCAGAATAGGGAGAGAAGGAAATAACAGAGTCGTAGGAAGATATGGGGAACAAATAACCAATGGCAACGGAATGCGTCTtagagatttttgtgaaacaagGTCCCTCAAAATTATGAAGGGATTTTTTCAACATAGAGACATCCACAAATTTACATTTTTTGGAGATAAGTGTCTCCAAAATGAATTTCAAGCAAATTCTTGGCGTCTTTTAACTTCTCTCGACTAA